A section of the Lutra lutra chromosome 3, mLutLut1.2, whole genome shotgun sequence genome encodes:
- the TM4SF20 gene encoding transmembrane 4 L6 family member 20, with translation MTCCEGWTSCNGFSLLVLLILGIVLNAIPLVFNFVDEGKVVHNPISCFEWWFPGIIGAGVMVIPATTMSLAARKRACCNNRTGMFLSSLLNVITVIGAVYCMLVSILALSEGPLICNSQENSTFNCEFSFKNLTDIDPDSFNLQWFFSESCVAPPDFDNLTINGVTASDWRNYTLNFDSKENKHRVIHFSVFLGLLLVGILELLFGLSQMVIGFLGCLCGVTKRRSRIV, from the exons ATGACGTGCTGTGAGGGATGGACATCCTGCAATGGATTCAGCTTATTGGTTCTACTTATATTGGGAATAGTTCTCAATGCAATTCCTCTCGTTTTCAACTTTGTGGATGAAGGCAAAGTTGTTCACAACCCCATCTCTTGCTTCGAGTGGTGGTTCCCAGGGATTATAGGAGCAGGTGTGATG GTCATTCCAGCAACAACAATGTCCTTGGCAGCAAGAAAAAGAGCATGCTGCAACAACAGAACTGGG ATGTTTCTGTCATCACTTCTGAATGTAATCACGGTCATTGGTGCTGTGTATTGCATGTTGGTATCTATCCTGGCTCTCTCGGAAGGTCCTCTCATTTGTAACTCTCAAGAGAACAGCACTTTCAATTGTGaattttcattcaaaaatttGAC TGACATTGACCCAGACTCCTTCAATCTGCAGTGGTTCTTCAGTGAGTCTTGTGTCGCTCCTCCTGATTTTGATAATCTCACCATCAATGGCGTCACAGCCAGTGACTGGAGAAATTATACCTTGAACTTTGactctaaagaaaacaaacacagggTGATCCATTTCTCGGTGTTTTTAGGCCTACTACTCGTGGGGATTCTGGAGCTCCTGTTTGGGCTCAGTCAGATGGTCATCGGTTTCCTTGGATGTCTGTGTGGGGTCACTAAGCGGAGAAGTAGAATTGTTTAG